A window of Natator depressus isolate rNatDep1 chromosome 3, rNatDep2.hap1, whole genome shotgun sequence genomic DNA:
attaaagattgtgatatGTTCAGATCCTACGGTGATGGTGGCCATATAAGCACCATAGATAGCACTGCATCTGAAATACAGTCAAATAATGTCATACTTTGAAGATACCTTAGAGATGGTAAGTTCTTGAGTCACACAGTACATTCTCAATACCTTTGTTCATTCCAGCATAAATTGATTTCCTCTGTGGGTCTTCAGTCATTTCCCTTAGGATATGCCTCCACTGTCAGACTTCAGCACTAGAAAACTTCCTCTCCTATCCACTCTTCACCACCATCCTTTGTTCAGTTTCCTCCTATTACTCCTGGTTATACTCACCCACTTGAGCTGCTTTACAAATAAACTATTCCTTGTTGTTGTTCATTTGTTTTAGCTTGGCTCTGCAGGAGGGATTCATATATTCGTAACTCAGTCCTTCTAGCCTTTTAATCTTTGCTTTTCTTCCTTCCACTTTGTTCACATTCCCCCACATGGGGTGTCTAGAACTTGTACCTAGAGTTCTAGGCTTAGTCTCACTAGCTACATGTATGCAGCCTAAATTCATAGAGACATTTTCTCCCACTACATGGTATTGTAAATTTATATTTAACTCCTTTCCTCTTTCACTCTTCAAGGCTTTTTCATTCCACTTATTTCCCTCCTGTTGAATGTGTGTTGGATTATTTTCCTTCAGTTCTCGTCTGCATTATTTGTTGAAATATTTTATGTTCTGCCTAAATAATACTTCACCTTGAAATGCAAAATGAGAGGTGTGTTAGCTAACGCCCACCTTTAGAACTGCAGGTCTGTACATGACAGGCTTTGCCTTTCAATGAAGTCTTCAGGAATGTTTTGGTTTTATGGCAATAGTCTGTGCAGTATGAAGGTAGCTGACCAGTTCGAAGGAACTATGAGTTAGTTAGGATATAGCTCTCAGAAAATGTACTGGACAGCAATAGCATCTGAGAAGCAAAGATCATTATGATAATGATTAACTACTAGCTAAACTCAAATGTTAAAGCATTTAGGGTcagttttttaaagatatttgggtacctaaagatgcagctaggtgccttgttggattttcaaaaatgcctaactCCTATGGATTTGAATCCCAGGAGACTTCTATCTGCAACTGTAGGCACCTAACGTCCTTTTAAACTCTGATCCTTGGTGTCCATTTGTTACATCATTCAAATTTAATGAGTTTCAcatgtttattttaacaaaactgACATTCATATGTGACATTCTGATTTCCAGTACTGATCTCAGCAGCGTGCCTGTAGTGCCTTTCATGTTCAGATAACCCTTTTATAATACTGTGACCAGAAAAAGAAAGTAGACTAGCAAAGAGTGCATTAACACCAGGAACCTTTTGTCTGTAGAATAATGAGATTCTATGGCCTAACTATATTTAGATTCATGCACAAGTCTGTGTAGACTGGAGCTATCTTGAGTTTAGAGTTCTCTTGGACACTCAATGGATGCTGTATCATTCCTTCTGCTGTCTTCCCTTGCTTTTCTGTGCTGAATTTCTGAGTCTCCTAGCTATTTATCCAGCCTTCATAGCTATCCTGCTGCTCTCCTGGCCTTTTATATTGTCCTCAGTTTGAAGCaatggctgaaatcctggctccattgaaatcaatgggagttttgcccttggCTTCGATGGAGCTGGGATTTCATCCAGAATCTGAGAAGTGTGAGCatcttaaccactgggctatagagtaTTCTAGAGTTGGTCTCTCTGTGTTtcatgttgaagctgttccactttgtttaAATAATGAATATAGTCATTGGAACATTGAATTTGAGTctctgagtgccctaaccatagGGCTATAGAGAATTCTCACTCTGTCTGGCCCATATTTTTACATAATAGAACAACTTCATCAGGAGACAGGTGAGAGAGCAAGCTACCCCAGAATAACCCCAGTGGTTAGTTTACTCTCACTTGAAACTTGGGAGATGTGGGTCTAAATCCCTGCTCCATATCAGGCAGAAGGGGGATTTGAATCAAGGTCTTcaacatcctaggtgagtgctctaaccactgcgaTAAGGTTATAATGGGGGGGCACCAGCCCCTCATTTTTTGTGGTGAGAAAGGGCTTAGGTGCCGAACTGCAGGAGAGGGTCTAGGGCTGTGAATACCAAGCAGAGAGAGGCATTTTCCTTCTGGTTCAgacataggcacctaagtccttttgaGGGGTGGGACTAGGCACACCCCTCTTGTCATTTCCTTGGAGGAAGTCCCTTCGCTTTGGGTGtggtgtgttgttgtttttttttaatgtcctggGAATGTATTGGTTTTTATTGGGAAAAaattagtaaaataaaacaaacaaaaaaaaacaaagtaaggGCGGTGGGAGGGCAGTTGtggctggggagaaggggcatgTACACACCAAGGGGCAGTTGAGGAAGCTTCTGCGCCAGTCCTGCAGGACCTATCCCCTTGCTCATCTCCCTCTCTCCACCCTTGGAGGGGGGTGAAAGACTGTTCCCCAGGAGTACTAGCCCCCCTGCTGGGCAAAGCCTCCTGCTAACCCTACTGGCCCTTATGCACGGCCCCATCTGCTTCCCTGTGAAAAATTCCCGGGTCTCGGAAAAGCCACAATTTCAGCAAGTATCAGCAACACCTGAATACTGGCTTTTTTAAAACCCTGGGAATTTTTCTGGGAAAATCAGTAAATACCAATAATGAAGGGCCTTACCTATTGCCTAGCTTACGTGGCTCACTGCTCAGCATGCTggcctttgtgaatcccattcttaggcacctgaCTCCTCCCCAGGTATGGTTTGGAGAGCCAGTGCACCTAACTcggggctgtggattccactagGCAGCAAGGGCTCCTAAACATTAGGTATTGCAGTGCTGAGTATACGTCCCCTATCTAGATCTAGGCCCTTAGACTTCAGCTTCATAGATGCCTCCGCTGACCACCTGCTAGTCAAGTGATTACTAGTCACAAAAGAGACATGGAGGCAGTACCCATTCCATACATCCCACAGATGTCAGTTAATGCTTTGTAGAATGCTCTGAAAATGTTAAGTGCTGCTCTAATTATTACTGTTATTACTCATAATACTAAACGAGGAGTTATTTAGCAGTAGATTAAATGAAATGGGAGGATCAGGGTTTTCTAATACCTAGCATATTAAAGTGCAGTGTAGGAATGCTGGCATTAATGATCTGTTCCAGCACTACAACATCTATAGAAATAAACACCTACAAACATTTTACAACAGAAAAATATGAAGTAGATAGCTCATCTTTTAAACATGCCGTAGgtaaatgaatatttttgcatttattcCCAATTTTGATGCCTGCTGAAGTAACATTTGATGCTCAGAGGTTATCATTTTGAAGTCTaatagctatttttatttccatgGTTTATTTTAGTATAtataattttgctttttttcccctctcccccagcaataCAGAACCTTCTGAAAAAAGATTTCATGTGAGTAGCTTCGTGGCAGACTTTGGAAAACCTCTGGAGTCAGACAAGGTTTTTTCACGTCAAGTAGCTGAAGAGTCCAGGTCACTCTTTCACTTTTTCATTAATGAAGTGGAGCATTTGGACAAAGCAAAACAAAGCCATAAAGCCCTTGGTCTGGACAGTAATATTCACTTCCAGGAAGTAGCAAGGAGTAGtggaaggctggaggaggagctgaatTGCCTTACAAAATTTAACATCCCCAACTTCGTGAACACTGACCAGAGTTCTTCACTTGGTGAAGATGATCTGCTGATTTCAGAGCCCCCAATCATTTTAGAAAGCAAACCAGTTATCCAAGTCTCACGTCAGATCCTTAACTGAAAAACCTTGATTTCTAAAGCAGAGTGTCTTTATTGTTTCTGTGGTATCAGGAACTCTTATTCAGCTGCTAACATCAGACCTTTTGCCTATTTCAATAGAAGATATTTCTTATCTTATGCCTTGTGTTTTACTGTGAATATTGAACTGATTTCACTTTCGTATAAAGTGAAATACTTAATATTTTATGTCAAGACTTATTTTATGTCACTTTCAAGTGTTTCCTAAGATCAAAACCTTCTTTGGCATTGCTGTTGTTGCTtgctatttgttttatttaactagcCATCATGCCCAGCTGCCTAGTGGTAGCAGAACACACTAACACGATACAAGAGTTGCAATGCACTTAACTCTGCTTTGTGGGGATTGCTGCAGCTGCACAGGGAGGAGTATCACTGGATTCTGAAAGGAGTGGTGTGGAACTGGTTGTCCAGGAGGACAGTAAActcaaatcaagactgaatggAGGAATAAAAAGAGGAAGCACCTTTTCGGGCCTCTgaatctcctctcctcccctgccccctttcaaAAGGCAGATTATTTTGAAACATAACCAACATAATAGAAATTTGCCTGCCATTAATCTGCACCCAAGACTCCTATCCGCTTTTAGAGGCTGCTGAAACCCCATGTATCAAAATTCTAGTGATGCTGTTTTGTATATTATATTCAGTGGCCATATTTAGTGTTTCAGAAAATTTCATATTCTTGCAGTTGTGGGTGGGTGACCTAGAATGAATGCGTTCTACGTACAATTAATAACATTGTTTAGTGGACTTGAGTGTCAGTGCAAGCCTTTAACATAGTGAGCACAGGATTTAATACAGAAACAATAGGAAACAGGGTAGAAAACATTCTTGTTTTGCTCACAGCACAGCAGATGTAGCCAGTTACTATAGTGTATGTTTGTAATGGATTTATACTTGCTGCTACTGTACTTGACTCAGGGCTTGGCTAagcttgcaagttagagcgcattaaagcagccccaggcaccctaactcccgatgtgtccacactggcaaggcacgcagagcgcctggactctgcaacTGGAGTGCTCctagtaatccacctccacaagaagcataaaGTTCACTGTGCCCCAGCTGAAATGCCCGGGCGTCCGTGTGAAAGAGGTATTGCATTACggtgctgtgattggcctccagaaacgtcccataatcccctgaagtcaagtggctactcttctcattgttttgaactctgctACAGGAATGCGgctatcccctttcaaagctcagTTTCTGACatccggcatgcttatctgctctgggacaaagcaaaccattagtgtggaatgctgctgttgtgagaGTGTGtgcacgcgggggggggggggggaagggtctgctgctgtctgaatgtacaagacagcatgctgactctctgacccccccccaaaacccaatctctctccctccacatacacacaacacactccctgtcacactcaaacacccccccgcccccatttgaAAAGTACATTGCATCCACTTGCACACTgagatagctaccacaatgcactgctctttgtggcattgcaagaaCTGCTAATggggccacgccagtgcgcttgcagctgtcagtgtaaACACACGGCAGTGTTTTCCCTGCTGTGCTCTCCGAAGGCTGATTTAACTCCCAGCACTCTAcctctgcaagtgtagccatgccctcagagaAAGCAAGCAAGTGGCTGCACAGTACTTGCAACTGTAGTGCTCACGCATTCTGATATTTTTTTAGGTAACTGCAAAACCACTGAGACCTATCCTCTAACAAAATAAAGAGTTTGGGAGAGATTTAGTTCTATTgcaacatattttttttcttcaccttttaaaaaagacagttactcacctttgtaactgttgatcttcaagatgtgttgctcatatccattccaattaggtgtgtgcatgccacgTGCACGATTGTTGGAAGATTTTTACCCCAGCAACACTCAGTGGGTCGGCTGAGgtggcgccttcatggtgccGGATATATGCTCCagccgacccagcgccccctcagttccttcttgccggctattCCGACGGAGGGGAAGCGGggcgggtttggaatggatatgagcaacacatctcgaagaacaacagttacaaaggtgagtaactgtcttttcttcgagtgcttgctcatatcgattccaattaggtgactcccaagccttacctaggcggTGGGGTTGGAGTGAGATGTCCCGAAGTGAAAGACCGCTGAATCAAATGCAGCATCACCCCTGGACTGCTGAATTATCGCAGTGGGCGGTGAAGGTATGCACCGATGACCAAGTCTCTGCCCTACTAATCTCCTGTATGGGTACATGTGCCAGGAAAGCAGAAGATGAAGCCTGAGCCCGTGTGGAGTGGGCGGTAAGGTGCGTAGTTGGGACACCAGCCAAGTCATAGCACACATGGGTGCATGATATGATCCAGGACGAGATGCACTGGGAGGAGACGGGAAGGCCCTTCATCTGGTCTGCTACAGAAACAGCTGCGATGTTTTCCTGAAAGGTTTCGTTTGCTCGATGTAGAAGGCGAGGGCCCTGCAAACATCCAGGGAGTGCAGCTGTTGTTCCCCTCGAGAGGCGTGCAGCTTTGAGTAGAAGatggggaggaagatgtcctggttgagaTGGAAGGCagacaccaccttagggaggaaggCCAGGTGGAGTCGCAGCTGTACCTTGTCCTTGTGGAACACCGTATACGGTGGTTCCGATGTGAGTGCCCTGAGCTCAGACACACGCCTCGCCGAGGTGATAGCTACGAGGAAGCCTGTGTTCCAGGAAAGGTACAGGAGTGAGCATGGCCATCGGCTCGAACGGGGCAGCCATGAGtttggagaggaccaggttaagatCCCACGTAGGGACCAGTTGTTGAATTCATGGGAACAGGCACTCCAACCCCTTGAGAAATCTGCTGACCATGGCATTGGAGAAGACTGAACGCCCGTTTTTGCCTAGGTGGAAAGCCGAAATAGCTGCAAGGTGCACTCTGATGGATAATATCGCCAAGCCCTGCTGTTTTAAGGACAGGAGGTAGTCCAAGATGATAGGTACTGATGCCTGTAACGGGGCCATATGACTCTGAGCGCACCAGCAGGAAAAACGCTTCCACTTGGCTAAGGACGTGGACCTGGTAGAGGCCACTGGCCTGCACCGTCGTCGCCCTGGTCCTGGGCGTGGTAGCCATCTTGTGAGCGTGACCACGTGGAGGTGGAGCGAGACCGCCAAGGCGGTGCCGTATGTGTCGGCGCAGAGTCCCCCAGTGCTGTACGGTGCCAGGGACCAGTGGCGTGATGCAGAACGGTACTGAGACATCGATCGGTGCCTGCAGTCTTATTGGTACTGGGAGCCTGATCTGGATCTCGATGGTGACCTCTGGTGAGATCGGCGCCGGGATCGGCTTCAGGTTGATTGTTGCTCTGGCCGGTACTGGGAGCCCGATCGGTACCGGCCATACCGCAATTCGGATCTCTGAGCCGGAGTGGCATCTCGAGTACAACTGGTGCCGAGCATGAGATCGGTGCCGGGACTGCGAGCGATGCCATGAAAGGTGCTGAGACCCAGATCGGGACCAGTGCAGTCCTGCTTCACTCGGCAACGGCGGTCATATCAGGGACGGTTTTCCCTTCAACGGCACTGCCCGCACTGGAGATGCCGCTGGCTGCAGGGGAGTCAGCTCTGTGAGCGCGATCAAGTCCCGCGCTGTTGCAAAGGTCTCCAGTGTGGAGGGCAGCCTCAGCTTGACCGCAGTGTGCACCGGGGAGCTTACATGCACCGGACTCGACAGCCCTTGTGGCGCTGGAGTAGATGGTGCAGGAGCTGTTACTTGTCCTGTGCGCTCCGGCAATGGACGCAGCTCCAACTGTGGTGTAGGAAGTGTCAGTGGCTGTCAAACCGACAAACGAGAAGCAGCCAGAACCTGCTTGGGCTGCTGCTACTTCTGGCCCGGAGATAGGGACCGGCGCCGTGGTGGAGGAGGTGCCGGGGAGACCTGGTGCCGCAAGTCTTTAGTAGAGTCCGAACGCGGTACCGGACCAATCGGTGTCGCAGGGGTACTCCGCACCGAAGACGCCGCCGAGTCTGGGTGCACGGACGAAGGGACTGGGCTAAGTGCcgcctccataaggagctgcttcAGTCTAAAGTCCCGCTCCTTTTTGGTCCTTGGCTTGAAGGCTTTGCAAATGCGGCACTTGTCCGCTTGGTGGGATTCCCCCAGACAGCTTAGGCAAGAGTGTGAGGGTCTAGCATTGGCATTGGCTTCAGGCAAGCCGAGCAGGATTTGAAGCCCGGAGACCCAGGCATGGGCCCGGTACCGGGAGAGGGGAGAAGACCCTGTTCCACCCCACTAAGTAAACTAAATTTAACTATACTAAGAACTACTAACAACTATTAACAACTAATCACAAACTATTAACAGGTAATAAAGCGAATGCTAGGGAGAGTGGAGATCAGCTACGCTGCGCTCCACAGTTCCAATGACTGtcacgggcggtaagaaggaactgaggggaagCTGGGTCAGCTGGGGCATATATccagcgccatgaaggcgccactccagggggcgcctcAGCCGACCCACTGAGCTTTGCTGGGGTAAAAATCTTCCGACGATCGTGCACACAATGCGcccacacctaattggaattgatataagcaagcactcgaagaagaactggaAGAGGTATTGACTCTGAGGTGACAATTACTTACAGAAAACTAATAAATAGTTGAGGCCCAAATGGAAAACCCTGCCTAAATTTAAAATCTGTAGCATCCCAACACATTTTTATGATGGGATTAGGTGATTTTTTTAGGGAGATGTGATATTATACCATGGTTACCTCTGAGAATTATAGATAGTTTTGTAAATCATGTCAAATTGCCATCACAAATTTCTTGAAAAGTCAAAGTAATGCCTCTCTTTTAACATGTGTATAACAATGCATTAATTTCATTATGGCAAATCTACCTTACGTCTTCCCTCTGCTTGTTGTTTTGTCTATATGTGTAACTTATGATCTGCTTACACAATGATCATTTACCTGAGAAATCCATCAAAGATGATCTCTATTTCCCTCTATCAGTTGAGGAAGTTATGAAAGCAATGAAACAACAGAACTCTGGCAAAGCATCCGGAAAGGCTGGTATTCCAGCAGAACTTTATAAAGCAGCAGGCTCCAAGGCCATCAAGGTGTTCCATGACATCTTGAGTAGCATTTAGGAGGAGGAAATGCCACCAGACTTCAAAGATGCTATTATTGTATCATTGTTCAAAAACAAAGGCAGCAAAGCTGCTTATGGAGGCTACAAAGGCATTGCTCTCTGTACGGCAGGGAAAATACTAGCTCGCATTTTACTGAACAGACTCATTGCAGACATATCTGAGGAGAATCTGCCAGAAGTGCACTGTAGTTTCAGACCAGATCATAGTACTGTGGACATGATCTTTGTCGTAAGGCAGGTCCAAGAAAAGTGTTCAGAGCAGAACATGGACCTGAATGCAGTTTCCATCGATTTGatgaaagcttttgatacagtcaaCAGAGAGGGTCTATGGGCTATTCTACATAAAATGGGCTGCCCAAGAAGGTTCATACAAATCATCCATCTGTTCCATGACCACATGACAGTGCAAGTGCTCCCCAGTGGTGACTTTTCTGATGCATTTGAAATCGCGAATGGAGTGAAGCAAGGCTGCGTACTTGCTCCAGTGCTGTTCATCTTGTTCTTTGACTGTGTCCTCAGCAACGCCACAAGGGACTTGGATCAGGGGATATCTTTCACTTCAGAGGGAGTTGTAGACCAAGAAGTCTATTCTTATCGCACAAAGAACCAGATACTCTCCATCTACTTCATGTTGCTTTCATAAGAATAACCTCAAATAGTGATGCAGTCTCTGAGAACTGCAATGTCAGTGGCTGGAGTAACTTTATTCACAAGTTGGAAACAACTCAAACTTTGGGGATGTACTGGTGTGAAAGATAAACCAGCCCACGCCAAAGGAGCTGCACTTGGACAACAACTATGCAGAATGTTGCCAGCAGTACACATGCTGACTGGGTGTAATTCAACCAGGAATCTGGCATGGTTTGCAAACTAAAGTTTATCAGGAAAAATCCACACAAATTTAGAAGCCTTGCCAATTTTGGCACTGTGTTGGAGATACTTGTGCTGATTTCAGCTGCGCAGGAACTTCTGATAACCCTTCTCT
This region includes:
- the MRAP2 gene encoding melanocortin-2 receptor accessory protein 2 isoform X2 produces the protein MSAHRLISNRTSQQALSNSDYTWEYEYYEYGPVSFEGLKAHKYSIVIGFWVGLAVFVIFMFFVLTLLTKTGAPHQDNTEPSEKRFHVSSFVADFGKPLESDKVFSRQVAEESRSLFHFFINEVEHLDKAKQSHKALGLDSNIHFQEVARSSGRLEEELNCLTKFNIPNFVNTDQSSSLGEDDLLISEPPIILESKPVIQVSRQILN
- the MRAP2 gene encoding melanocortin-2 receptor accessory protein 2 isoform X1; translated protein: MVTCRGRALAGPRCCPSRLVMSAHRLISNRTSQQALSNSDYTWEYEYYEYGPVSFEGLKAHKYSIVIGFWVGLAVFVIFMFFVLTLLTKTGAPHQDNTEPSEKRFHVSSFVADFGKPLESDKVFSRQVAEESRSLFHFFINEVEHLDKAKQSHKALGLDSNIHFQEVARSSGRLEEELNCLTKFNIPNFVNTDQSSSLGEDDLLISEPPIILESKPVIQVSRQILN